From Watersipora subatra chromosome 2, tzWatSuba1.1, whole genome shotgun sequence, one genomic window encodes:
- the LOC137388277 gene encoding NADPH oxidase activator-like yields the protein MASSTQKKLDSFGMTDLDYSDSPQLSDILSSPPRSQVTSTPHSKKNTRTPIHMLNSVEDEDISCVEETGTKARLQPVKKSQKLSKGESIHQLFRTPYSSSSANYKKLTTAVATFIFKEGLPLYTVEKTGFKELLSTFDPLKYDEEIHPSLAAIKKIVGHFAHSHKKKRLMKEAQTGSGIGGLRLSSSSSLAELDNTSYGFELPEFFAQEEGSSSSSGQSPPAITWPLPAALQFMVDAGHLATLREAEPKNLTWPVMEEELPDSTSTPSSQPLPKQSAPYPPSQSKSSPQFPSSTPQSVPKQPSPHLPSPSKSSPASPSSTYSKEPLLPSSPPSPAQTGTVKKILIGCAAVGVAVAAFKLYK from the exons ATGGCATCATCTACCCAAAAGAAGCTGGACAGCTTCGGAATGACCGATCTTGATTACAGCGATTCTCCTCAGCTCTCTGACATACTCTCCTCTCCCCCAAGGTCTCAGGTGACTTCAACCCCACACAGTAAGAAGAATACTAGAACACCAATACACATGTTGAATAGCGTTGAAGATGAAG ATATCTCATGTGTTGAGGAAACAGGCACCAAAGCTAGGCTTCAACCAGTCAAAAAATCACAGAAGCTTTCTAAAGGGGAATCTATCCACCAGCTCTTTAGAACTCCTTATTCTTCAAGTTCGGCAAACTACAAGAAGCTTACTACTGCTGTAGCTACATTTATCTTCAAAGAAGGCTTACCACTGTACACTGTGGAGAAGACAGGCTTCAAGGAATTGCTGTCAACTTTTGACCCATT GAAGTATGATGAGGAGATACACCCTTCGTTAGCTGCCATCAAGAAGATTGTAGGCCACTTTGCCCACTCTCACAAGAAGAAGCGATTGATGAAAGAGGCACAG ACTGGCAGCGGGATAGGCGGGCTTCGTTTATCATCATCCAGCTCGCTGGCCGAGCTGGATAACACCTCCTATGGTTTCG aacTCCCCGAATTCTTTGCTCAAGAAGAGGGCAGCTCTTCCTCCTCCGGACAATCTCCGCCAGCAATCACTTGGCCACTGCCTGCTGCCCTTCAATTTATGGTAGATGCTGGTCATCTAGCTACTTTGAGGGAAGCAGAGCCAAAAAATTTAACGTGGCCAGTGATGGAGGAAGAGCTGCCTGATTCGACATCTACTCCTTCATCTCAACCACTACCAAAACAATCAGCACCCTATCCACCTTCACAATCCAAATCTTCACCTCAATTTCCATCATCAACCCCCCAATCAGTACCAAAGCAACCATCACCCCATCTACCTTCACCATCGAAATCATCACCTGCATCTCCATCATCAACATACTCAAAAGAACCACTCCTCCCATCATCGCCACCATCTCCAGCCCAAACTGGAACagtaaaaaagattttaattggTTGCGCCGCGGTAGGAGTGGCAGTGGCAGCCTTCAAGCTGTACAAGTAA
- the LOC137387066 gene encoding uncharacterized protein, protein MAAIDWELDLAGDRRCDSPGHCALYGAYPLMDQSCCLIVSSHLVKSMETTSSNAMELEGFKRCQSDLISHGLSVRSITTDRHLSVGKYIREEWADVCHYYDAWHIVKGEDCRLSTEPGNKEPAGNWIKAIINHLWYSINHTDVSDEHEARWRQLLPHMRDDHRTKLDAWLSQELSSKRLINDLRKAGVQNTAELESFHKQLNHFAPNMVGFSYHGINSRLRLAGMYHNENATRSFKFDRLGNQQYVMARSKNNKLTQTAKRKKVNPTYASVALLNGSSGNTRGNYCEVPGFITRHSPEELRIPAQL, encoded by the exons atggcagcaattgaTTGGGAGCTCGATTTGGCAGGTGACCGTAGATGCGACAGTCcagggcattgcgcactatacggggcctaccctcttatggatcagagctgctgtttaatagtcagcagccatcttgtcaag tcaatggagaccaccagctctaacgccatggagctggaaggcttcaagcggtgccagtccgatctaatttcgcACGGCCTGAGCGTGAGGTCAATTACGACGGACCGGCACTTGAGTGTAGGAAAATACATACGAGAGGAGTGGGCCGATGTTTGTCACTATTATGATGCATGGCACATCGTGAAAG GCGAAGACTGCCGCCTTTCGACTGAACCAGGTAATAAAGAGCCAGCCGGCAACTGGATCAAGGCCATCATAAATCATTTATGGTACTCAATAAACCATACAGATGTGTCAGATGAACATGAGGCACGATGGCGACAGTTACTCCCCCACATGAGAGATGACCACC gAACCAAACTTGACGCTTGGCTCAGTCAAGAATTATCATCCAAACGGCTGATTAATGATCTCAGGAAAGCAGGCGTGCAGAATACCGCAGAGCTTGAATCATTCCACAAACAGCTCAAccactttgctccaaatatggTTGGGTTCTCTTATCATGGAATAAATTCAAG acttcgGCTAGCTGGGATGTACCACAACGAGAACGCCACCCGCTCATTCAAGTTTGATCGTTTGGGCAACCAGCAATATGTAATGGCACGAAGCAAAAACAACAAGCTGACACAGACGGCGAAAAGAAAGAAAGTCAACCCAacatatg CCTCCGTCGCTCTACTCAACGGGTCCTCAGGAAACACGCGAGGAAACTATTGCGAAGTGCCAGGTTTCATCACGCGGCATTCTCCGGAGGAATTGAGAATTCCAGCTCAACTCTAA
- the LOC137388278 gene encoding general transcription factor II-I repeat domain-containing protein 2A-like, which translates to MGLQWDKLCEVTTDGAPAMAGAHKGMASMVCAKVKETEGEAVKRLHCIVHQEALCAKTVNLGDVMNTVVKTVNIIRARGLYHREFQAFLSDVDAEYGDLLYYLDVRWLSRGAMLKRFYSLRSEIDQFLKDKDRPLHELSDPLWLADLAFLVDLTDHLTTLNKSLEGKDQLVPQLYEHMEAFCVKLNLFKTQLRNFNVVHFPTLSEIRTAYPQAKFSAKKGKYVSVIAYLETEFRQRFQDFSVIDKEIKLNATPFLVDAKEVEKNLQLELIEIECDDVLKNQHQQLSLPEFYRSLEKEKFPMMRRHAKIMISLFGSTYICEQTFSLLTLNKSRMRTKMTDSHLHDVLRIATTKFTADLPAILRSQEQHHCSH; encoded by the coding sequence ATGGGACTTCAATGGGACAAGCTGTGTGAAGTTACAACAGACGGGGCTCCAGCTATGGCAGGTGCACATAAAGGAATGGCGTCTATGGTGTGCGCTAAGGTGAAAGAGACTGAAGGTGAGGCTGTTAAAAGGCTGCACTGTATTGTTCACCAAGAAGCCCTTTGTGCCAAGACAGTCAATCTTGGAGATGTAATGAACACCGTTGTGAAAACTGTCAACATAATCCGAGCAAGAGGGCTGTACCACAGAGAATTTCAGGCTTTTCTTTCTGATGTGGATGCTGAATATGGGGATCTACTCTACTACTTGGATGTGCGCTGGCTAAGCCGCGGTGCCATGCTAAAGCGTTTTTACTCCCTGAGGTCAGAAATTGACCAGTTTTTAAAAGATAAGGATCGACCTCTTCATGAGCTGAGTGACCCTCTATGGTTGGCAGACCTAGCATTTTTAGTTGATCTTACTGATCATTTAACCACCCTGAACAAAAGCCTAGAAGGGAAAGATCAGCTTGTACCACAACTTTATGAGCACATGGAAGCATTTTGTGTGAAGCTCAATCTCTTTAAGACACAACTGCGCAACTTCAACGTTGTGCACTTTCCCACACTGTCCGAGATCAGAACTGCGTATCCACAGGCCAAATTTTCTGCTAAAAAAGGGAAATATGTGTCTGTCATTGCATATCTCGAAACAGAATTCAGACAGCGCTTCCAGGATTTTTCTGTCATTGATAAAGAAATCAAGCTAAACGCGACTCCTTTCTTGGTGGACGCCAAAGAGGTGGAAAAGAATCTGCAACTAGAACTCATCGAAATTGAGTGTGATGATGTTCTGAAGAATCAACATCAGCAGCTTTCCCTCCCCGAGTTCTACCGGAGCTTGGAAAAGGAAAAGTTTCCTATGATGAGACGCCACGCGAAAATAATGATCAGTCTATTTGGCTCAACATACATATGTGAGCAAACATTTTCTCTGTTAACACTTAACAAAAGCAGAATGAGAACCAAAATGACTGACAGCCATCTCCATGATGTCCTTCGCATCGCAACCACTAAGTTTACAGCAGACCTGCCAGCCATCCTTCGGTCCCAAGAGCAGCATCACTGCTCCCACTGA
- the LOC137388279 gene encoding uncharacterized protein: MNNFFELSTNCPRQNGSGRGGLRFSSSNSLTEQDNTSYGFELPEFLEEEGSFSSIACAPSITWPLPAALKFMVDASHLATLRAAEPKNLTWPVMEEELPDPTSTPSPQPLTKQSPPHPTSPSKSSYPSPSSTPRSLPKQSSPHPPSPSKSSHQSPSSTPRSLPKQSPSHPPS; this comes from the exons ATGAACAACTTTTTCGAACTTTCTACTAACTGTCCCCGGCAGAATGGCAGCGGGAGAGGCGGTCTCCGTTTCTCTTCATCCAACTCGCTGACCGAGCAGGACAATACTTCCTATGGCTTCG aacTTCCTGAGTTCTTAGAAGAAGAGGGCAGCTTTTCCTCCATTGCATGTGCACCATCAATAACCTGGCCACTGCCTGCTGCCCTTAAATTTATGGTAGATGCTAGTCATCTAGCTACTTTGAGGGCAGCAGAGCCCAAAAATCTGACGTGGCCAGTTATGGAGGAAGAGCTGCCTGATCCTACATCTACTCCTTCACCACAACCACTAACAAAGCAATCACCACCCCATCCAACTTCACCATCAAAATCCTCATATCCATCTCCGTCATCAACACCACGATCACTACCAAAGCAATCATCACCCCATCCACCTTCACCATCAAAATCATCACATCAATCTCCATCATCCACACCACGATCACTACCAAAGCAATCACCATCACATCCACCTTCATAA